A single window of Plasmodium reichenowi strain SY57 chromosome 14, whole genome shotgun sequence DNA harbors:
- a CDS encoding hypothetical protein (conserved Plasmodium protein, unknown function), protein MEKKKRKKDIYDEKSDDIDSWNEIDRELFGEDELKILEKGDKEVSENKEEDNDYYIDKEILNVTNDEDFIHLDDIYESDNTTTNEDKSASSDVEIIEIDSEELSNEKDMNKNKKRNLKNDHKNKKASIDKNKKGHSNKKKNDTNDDNIKNNYSVDKNSDDDIPNENKLFSLDELRKFKDMKYKNIQKRIEENKLITFLLCWICHLYFLNNICNNKLVQGLIYSVYVNYKSTKKLYSDPIYLFLFIKNYFELTIDRKAWIIGDKILSKYFKGSIIFRLVRCIHRRKGNNVLLNLIFVSLCRCLNIPSRICMSLPMLKDEIYTIDNNDHFIKKCYHKYSEEFNKNIFFNDFINNIETYSSDQERPLNNEERGIDNYMNNEDNNDNNSYTHNESNNNSYHNNNSYHNNNSYHNNNCYHNNYSYHNDDVIIIEKEDFILNKKKKSSKNYKTHETTQYHIFTECYSASFNKWVSFFFPFNVYYFNFFNFSKNDNTNNYESKIFHILLPLPKTSEEIKIYKNEKTKRNLNKFPHSLFYGNNKKIKEYLSESSSDPTTPLSICTYDENDKKEKHPKDKYINNSIEDNAYIQKDDDMFKNTKTCSNKNIEPIEDNNYIINEDLIRKKKKTNNNNNYASSNILKETKCHITSPTYFNHDLKLNKSDNKKYSHKNFHILCENYKGKMYVEKNNKFFIFDKKKKNILRIIYLQYNIKKSDDTKRKNKNYIKDNLKFDSSQNVDDDIFDFEEDEEHMNIKNSLADIYSTNDTNKFLLNQIIELKNANKKLKKKGYNYNISNHLIEYDEIIYDKFGDISKVNSYENKYIKVFINSNVYKYFYNLDHYNLYLSINKYNILKDISVRHKLRCSTNSNKSNTINAIIKGDKQCNIIRESFRKLCFYTNKKNYKNSELVIDKRDDDYLYNLYVTNMIPKEKTDFLKSNYYILKSMLKKNQVIYPNKPVGLFKGENVYLKENFYNLTRREYLENRHYYLSDNEEPLNYEYDEYNKIKIPLYAPFQLKKRINRNRKNENCLLSLGPNDGITNDTTQNNNDINNNLLGIDEQHFDYIYDKKDKLDILKNKLFAHIKANNIIELNEDDICIYNIQLKYILKHIKGIIPYKLIYNNSYFFYNKFRKRQNVKVDVNKIIIRKKDFIPFQNLYIPPKKTQDEFLIRDKTKQIKNLWKVLFKSIMYEQKNKELSIKKKKAKNIYKMKDFNTDVDRYFQI, encoded by the coding sequence atggaaaaaaagaaaaggaaaaaagatatttatgatgaaaaaaGTGATGATATCGATTCCTGGAATGAGATTGATAGAGAATTGTTTGGAGAAgatgaattaaaaatattagaaaaaGGAGATAAAGAAGTTTCagaaaataaagaagaagataatgattattatatagaTAAGGAAATATTGAATGTTACAAATGATGAGGATTTTATACATCTTGATGATATTTATGAATCCGATAATACTACAACTAATGAAGACAAAAGTGCGAGCAGTGATGTAGAAATTATTGAAATAGATAGTGAAGAGTTatcaaatgaaaaagatatgaacaaaaataaaaaaaggaatttgaaaaatgatcataaaaataaaaaggcaagtattgataaaaataaaaagggtcatagtaataaaaaaaaaaatgatacTAATGATGacaatattaaaaataattatagtGTAGATAAAAACAGTGATGATGATATTccaaatgaaaataaattattttctttagATGAATTAAGAAAGTTTAAAgatatgaaatataaaaatatacaaaaaagaatagaagaaaataaattaataacatttttattatgttgGATTTGtcatctttattttttaaataatatttgtaacAATAAATTGGTGCAAggtttaatatattctgtatatgtaaattataaaagtacaaaaaaattatatagtGACCcgatatatttatttttatttataaaaaattattttgaattAACAATTGATAGAAAAGCATGGATTATAGGTGATAAAATTCtttcaaaatatttcaaaGGATCAATCATATTTAGATTAGTTAGGTGTATACACAGAAGAAAAGGTAACAATGTTTTGTTgaatttaatttttgtttctttATGTAGATGTTTAAATATACCTAGTCGTATATGTATGTCTTTACCTATGTTAAAAGATGAAATCTATACtatagataataatgatcactttattaaaaaatgttatcataaatattctgaagaatttaataaaaatatttttttcaacGATTTTATCAATAATATAGAGACATATAGTAGTGATCAGGAAAGGcctttaaataatgaagaaagAGGTAtagataattatatgaacaatgaagataataatgataataatagcTATACACATAATgaaagtaataataatagttatcataataataatagttatcataataataatagttatcataataacaattgttatcataataattatagttatcataatgatgatgttataattattgAGAAAGAagattttatattaaataaaaaaaaaaagagttCGAAAAATTACAAAACTCATGAAACTACAcaatatcatatttttacaGAATGTTATTCTGCTAGTTTTAATAAATGggtttcttttttctttccttttaatgtatattattttaatttctttaatttttcaaaaaatgataatacaaataattatgaaagtaaaatatttcatatacTATTGCCCTTACCAAAAACATcagaagaaataaaaatatataaaaatgaaaaaacaaaaaggaacttaaataaatttccacattctcttttttacggaaataataagaaaataaaagaatacCTATCTGAATCATCTAGTGATCCAACTACTCCTTTATCAATTTGTACCtatgatgaaaatgataaaaaagaaaaacacCCCAaggataaatatataaataattctaTAGAAGATAATGCATATATTCAAAAAGATGATGatatgtttaaaaatacaaaaacATGTTcgaataaaaatatagaacCAATTGAAGAtaacaattatataataaatgaagatCTAAttagaaagaaaaaaaaaacaaataataataataattatgcatcatctaatatattaaaagaaacTAAATGTCATATAACATCTCCTACATATTTTAATCATgatttaaaattaaataaatcagacaataaaaaatattctcataaaaattttcatattttatgtgAAAATTATAAGGGGAAAATGTATGTcgaaaaaaataacaaatttttcatatttgataaaaaaaaaaaaaatatattaagaattatttatttacaatataatataaaaaaaagtgatgacacgaaaagaaaaaataaaaattacataaaagataatttaaaatttgaTTCCTCTCAAAATGttgatgatgatatatttgATTTTGAAGAGGATGAAGaacatatgaatataaagaatTCATTAGCTGATATTTATAGTACAAATGATACGAAcaaatttcttttaaatcaaattattgaattaaaaaatgcaaataaaaaattaaaaaaaaaaggatataattataatatatcaaatcATTTGATAGAATATGATGAAATTATTTATGATAAATTTGGAGATATATCAAAAGTAAATtcatatgaaaataaatatattaaagtatttataaattcaaatgtttataaatatttctataatctggatcattataatttatatctttctattaataaatataatatattaaaagatataagTGTAAGACACAAATTAAGATGTAGTACTAATAGTAATAAGTCTAATACAATTAATGCAATTATTAAAGGAGACAAGCaatgtaatattatcaGAGAATCTTTTAGAAAATTGTGTTTCTACacaaataagaaaaattataagaattCAGAACTAGTAATAGATAAACGAGATGatgattatttatataacttGTACGTAACTAATATGATACCTAAAGAAAAAACGGATTTCCTAAAATCTaactattatatattaaagtccatgctaaaaaaaaaccaaGTCATATATCCAAACAAACCAGTTGGATTATTTAAGGGTgaaaatgtatatttaaaagaaaacttttataatttaacTAGAAGGGAATACTTAGAAAATAgacattattatttaagtGATAATGAGGAACCTttaaattatgaatatgatgaatataataaaattaaaattcCTTTATATGCTCCATTTCAGttgaaaaaaagaattaatagaaatagaaaaaatgaaaattgTCTTCTTTCATTAGGACCAAATGATGGTATAACTAATGACACAActcaaaataataatgatattaataataatttactAGGGATAGATGAACAGCattttgattatatatatgataaaaaagataaattagatattttaaaaaataaactaTTTGCTCATATTAAAgcaaataatattattgaaCTAAATGAAGATGacatttgtatttataatatccaattaaaatatatattaaaacatattaaaGGAATTATTccatataaattaatttataataattcttatttcttttataacAAATTTCGTAAGAGACAAAATGTAAAAGTAGACgttaataaaattattatcagAAAAAAAGACTTTATCCCTTTtcaaaatttatatatacccCCAAAAAAAACACAAGATGAATTTTTAATCAGAGacaaaacaaaacaaatCAAAAATTTATGGAAAGTATTGTTCAAAAGTATAATGTATGAACAAAAGAATAAAGAATTATCcataaagaaaaaaaaggcaaaaaatatttataaaatgaaagaTTTCAATACGGACGTTGATCGATATTTTCAAATTTGA
- a CDS encoding protein-L-isoaspartate(D-aspartate) O- methyltransferase, putative, translated as MYKLSENNHKSLLENLKRRGIIDDDDVYNTMLQVDRGKYIKEIPYIDTPVYISHGVTISAPHMHALSLKRLINVLKPGSRAIDVGSGSGYLTVCMAIKMNVLENKNSYVIGLERVKDLVNFSLENIKRDKPELLKIDNFKIIHKNIYQVNEEEKKELGLFDAIHVGASASELPEILVDLLAENGKLIIPIEEDYTQVLYEITKKNGKIIKDRLFDVCFVSLKKN; from the exons atgtacAAATTATCTgaaaataatcataaaaGTTTACTTGAGAATCTGAAAAGAAGGGGGATTAttgatgatgatgatgtGTACAATACTATGTTACAG GTTGATAgaggaaaatatattaaagaaatacCCTACATAGATACTCCTGTTTATATTAGTCATGGGGTAACCATATCTGCGCCTCATATGCATGCTCTGTCCTTGAAAAGATTAATTAATGTGTTAAAACCTGGATCTAGGGCCATTGATGTTG GATCGGGTTCAGGTTATCTAACAGTCTGTATGGCCATAAAAATGAACGTActtgaaaataaaaattcttATGTTATAGGATTAGAACGTGTAAAAGATTTAGTAAACTTTTCattagaaaatataaaaagagaTAAACCAGAATTGTTAAAAAttgataattttaaaattattcataaaaatatttatcaagtaaatgaagaagaaaaaaaagaattagGATTATTCGATGCCATTCATGTTGGAGCGTCAGCTAGCGAACTTCCTGAAATTCTAGTGGACCTCCTAGCAGAAAACGGGAAATTGATTATACCCATAGAAGAAGATTATACACAAgttttatatgaaataacaaaaaaaaatgggaaaattataaaagataGACTATTTGATGTTTGTTTTGTTtccttaaaaaaaaattaa